The following are from one region of the Dreissena polymorpha isolate Duluth1 chromosome 2, UMN_Dpol_1.0, whole genome shotgun sequence genome:
- the LOC127865704 gene encoding uncharacterized protein LOC127865704: protein MAKLLKDRSAKPSRKRRRKDWDYSNTTITRKHLTMPKPRRISLVTIADIVVKHDHVYAQRSWTFPIKKVHDGDHKYSLLSWDYRNNKTQPVDRTTQTVTGEERTHALEIPDYLRDDDTEGLEEDSEVLKDTIQRQDSCSLNISSKVHITMESVIDGYEYHNPSCSNDLFDSDIKGKPLLGDFEAHTRTHGPNYSNSTTDVYIKSEPIAIHEKKLIDNHKVPYIYVEPTSLDLKDLIAINGTNVIDNPQVRSIIVKDFENHTDFSRNSTEFAIKVKHVFEEFNDHTITQATGAPNNTAESKAKQLGLYNGNRNSRIVEINEDLGYHIDVN from the exons ATGGCGAAGTTATTGAAAGACCGGAGTGCCAAGCCTTCAAGAAAAAGGAGGAGAAAGGATTGGGATTATTCAAATACCACAATAAC GCGCAAACATTTAACGATGCCTAAACCAAGAAGGATAAGTTTGGTAACCATTGCGGATATTGTTGTCAAACATGATCACGTGTATGCTCAACGTTCATGGACATTCCCTATCAAAAAAGTACATGATGGTGATCACAAATATTCTCTTCTTTCATGGGATTACCGCAACAATAAAACACAGCCAG TTGATCGTACAACGCAAACAGTGACCGGCGAGGAACGGACACATGCCCTAGAAATCCCCGATTATCTAAGAGATGATGATACTGAAGGTTTGGAAGAAGACAGTGAGGTCTTAAAAGACACGATCCAGAGACAAGACTCTTGTTCCCTCAATATTTCCTCAAAGGTTCATATTACAATGGAATCTGTTATTGATGGTTATGAATACCACAATCCGAGTTGTTCCAATGATCTATTTGATTCTGATATTAAAGGGAAGCCTTTGTTAGGTGATTTTGAAGCCCATACTCGAACACATGGTCCGAATTATTCCAATTCCACCACAGACGTTTATATAAAGTCAGAGCCAATTGCAATTCACGAGAAAAAATTAATAGATAATCATAAAGTGCCTTACATTTACGTGGAGCCTACCTCTTTGGACTTGAAAGATCTAATTGCAATCAATGGCACGAACGTAATAGACAATCCTCAAGTGCGTAGCATTATAGTAAAGGATTTTGAAAATCACACTGATTTCTCCCGGAATTCCACTGAGTTTGCCATAAAAGTCAAACATGTTTTTGAAGAATTTAACGACCACACTATTACACAGGCAACGGGTGCTCCAAATAATACTGCAGAAAGTAAAGCTAAACAATTGGGATTATATAACGGAAATCGAAACAGTCGTATTGTAGAAATAAATGAAGATTTAGGATATCATATTGATGTAAACTAA